A stretch of Mustelus asterias chromosome 24, sMusAst1.hap1.1, whole genome shotgun sequence DNA encodes these proteins:
- the fbxo46 gene encoding F-box only protein 46 isoform X2: MEQNTFSRIRLWCPRPLGTYSQNKQCCISVKKTLGDARSKENEAACSENLPPVPASPGGGTAPGDGEEGRVMLDTWYVIKPGNTKEKIAFFVAHQCGGGGNRSNAVKVKGNWSTDGTKPKRRRKSHDPAKGCPARREPCRVTERLCVCSDPVEPPCEKDLISVAEMVARVEQRAIAAPRGQARPPTLPPAGNPLPPPVAVPEEQESGRGREEGTADTRRVAEAIARIESAQRVGEEGGGRRNGLAKGGEGAGGGGPMVAGERAPCSAGEVRIAFRVASGDGRSTTEAQSAGAGPGCIFMSCNHTVCGGAMEKITCDLYHIVSPSSSSSASAPDFPPGSGGGGNNHHGTLARSRSDVEMATPDPVEEPQKDGPPEGAAGLPLSSEKSTARDCLNGFHVEVVVTGGVDQCVFFGREGAPGDKEDTVCVTVSGPGQDAKCLACEDPPPGQLFFLHSLAQSPEVDTAGDQPSDRKPSPVRPGLPEAQEKTVLLSPESDPQDAPLYCLYRHVSHDFLEIRFKIQRLLEPQQYLLLLPDHVTLKILSYLPTRALAALKCVCHHFKAVIEAYGVRATDSRWNRDPLYRDDPCKQCKKRYERGDVSLCRWHPKPYHHDLPYGRSYWMCCRRKDRDTPGCRIGLHDNNWVQPSDTLKREEGR; encoded by the coding sequence ATGGAACAGAACACTTTCTCTCGCATAAGACTCTGGTGCCCCCGGCCGCTGGGCACCTACTCCCAGAACAAGCAATGCTGCATTAGTGTCAAGAAGACCTTGGGCGACGCCAGGTCCAAGGAGAACGAGGCGGCCTGCTCGGAGAACTTGCCCCCCGTCCCCGCTAGCCCCGGGGGGGGCACCGCCCCAGGGgacggggaggaggggcgggTCATGCTGGACACCTGGTACGTCATCAAACCGGGCAACACCAAGGAGAAGATCGCCTTCTTCGTGGCGCACCAGTGCGGAGGTGGCGGCAACCGTAGCAACGCGGTGAAGGTCAAGGGCAACTGGAGCACGGACGGGACCAAGCCCAAGAGACGGCGCAAGTCGCACGACCCGGCCAAGGGCTGCCCGGCGAGGCGGGAGCCGTGCCGGGTGACGGAGAGGCTGTGCGTGTGCTCGGACCCCGTCGAGCCGCCCTGCGAGAAGGACCTGATTTCGGTGGCGGAGATGGTGGCCCGGGTGGAGCAGCGGGCGATTGCGGCCCCCCGGGGGCAGGCCCGGCCCCCCACCCTGCCGCCGGCCGgcaaccccctgcccccgcccgtgGCGGTCCCCGAGGAGCAGGAATCCGGCCGGGGGCGGGAGGAAGGGACCGCCGACACCCGGCGGGTGGCCGAGGCCATCGCCCGCATCGAGTCGGCCCAGCGGGTGGGCGAGGAGGGTGGGGGCCGGCGGAACGGGCTGGCCAAGGGCGGCGAGGGGGCCGGCGGCGGGGGGCCAAtggtggcgggggagagggcccccTGCTCCGCCGGCGAGGTGCGCATCGCCTTCCGGGTTGCCAGCGGCGACGGGCGCTCGACGACGGAGGCTCAGAGCGCTGGGGCGGGGCCTGGCTGCATCTTCATGAGCTGCAACCACACTGTCTGCGGAGGGGCCATGGAGAAGAtaacctgcgacctctaccacatcgtcagcccctcctcctcctcctccgcttcCGCCCCTGACTTCCCTCCCGGGAGCGGAGGCGGCGGCAACAACCACCACGGCACCCTGGCCCGCTCCCGGTCGGATGTGGAGATGGCGACGCCTGACCCAGTTGAAGAGCCGCAGAAGGACGGCCCCCCCGAGGGTGCCGCCGGCCTACCCCTCTCCTCGGAGAAGAGCACCGCCCGGGACTGCCTCAATGGCTTCCacgtggaggtggtggtgacggGCGGCGTGGATCAGTGCGTCTTCTTCGGGCGGGAGGGCGCCCCCGGCGACAAGGAGGACACGGTCTGCGTGACGGTCAGCGGCCCCGGCCAGGACGCCAAGTGTCTGGCCTGTGAGGACCCGCCCCCCGGCCAGCTCTTCTTCCTGCACTCGCTGGCCCAGAGTCCTGAAGTTGACACAGCGGGGGACCAGCCCTCAGACCGGAAACCCTCCCCCGTCAGGCCGGGCCTCCCGGAGGCCCAGGAAAAGACCGTCCTCCTGAGCCCCGAGTCGGACCCGCAGGATGCCCCGCTCTACTGCCTCTACCGCCACGTCTCGCACGACTTCCTGGAGATCCGCTTCAAGATCCAGCGGCTGCTGGAACCCCAGCAGTATCTGCTCCTTCTCCCCGACCACGTCACCCTGAAGATCCTTAGCTACCTCCCCACCCGGGCCCTGGCCGCCCTCAAGTGCGTCTGCCACCACTTCAAGGCCGTCATCGAGGCCTACGGGGTCCGGGCCACCGACTCGCGCTGGAACCGGGACCCCCTGTACCGCGACGACCCCTGCAAGCAGTGTAAGAAACGCTACGAAAGGGGTGATGTCTCGCTGTGCCGCTGGCATCCCAAACCTTATCACCACGACCTGCCTTACGGACGTTCCTACTGGATGTGTTGCCGGCGAAAAGACAGGGACACACCAGGCTGCCGCATCGGACTCCATGACAATAACTGGGTACAGCCCAGTGACACACtaaagagggaggaggggaggtaa
- the fbxo46 gene encoding F-box only protein 46 isoform X1 yields MSGVRGVLDYAGCFSEAAGSVSGINGWEAGLRDVPGYVHNPWQFLAVLGRAGAIPSCDTSGKDGVSVKIDEEKIGRISWEVNETGVGQRSVRELGAWRAHRMEQNTFSRIRLWCPRPLGTYSQNKQCCISVKKTLGDARSKENEAACSENLPPVPASPGGGTAPGDGEEGRVMLDTWYVIKPGNTKEKIAFFVAHQCGGGGNRSNAVKVKGNWSTDGTKPKRRRKSHDPAKGCPARREPCRVTERLCVCSDPVEPPCEKDLISVAEMVARVEQRAIAAPRGQARPPTLPPAGNPLPPPVAVPEEQESGRGREEGTADTRRVAEAIARIESAQRVGEEGGGRRNGLAKGGEGAGGGGPMVAGERAPCSAGEVRIAFRVASGDGRSTTEAQSAGAGPGCIFMSCNHTVCGGAMEKITCDLYHIVSPSSSSSASAPDFPPGSGGGGNNHHGTLARSRSDVEMATPDPVEEPQKDGPPEGAAGLPLSSEKSTARDCLNGFHVEVVVTGGVDQCVFFGREGAPGDKEDTVCVTVSGPGQDAKCLACEDPPPGQLFFLHSLAQSPEVDTAGDQPSDRKPSPVRPGLPEAQEKTVLLSPESDPQDAPLYCLYRHVSHDFLEIRFKIQRLLEPQQYLLLLPDHVTLKILSYLPTRALAALKCVCHHFKAVIEAYGVRATDSRWNRDPLYRDDPCKQCKKRYERGDVSLCRWHPKPYHHDLPYGRSYWMCCRRKDRDTPGCRIGLHDNNWVQPSDTLKREEGR; encoded by the exons atgtccggggtgcgtggggtccttgattatgctggctgcttttccgaggcagcgggaagtgtaagcggaatcaatggatgggaggctggtttgcgtgatgtaccaggctacgttcacaacccttggcagtttcttgcggtcttgggcagagcaggagccataccaagctgtgatacatccggaaaagatggtgtatctgtaaaaattg ATGAGGAGAAAATTGGAAGGATCTCCTGGGAAGTGAATGAGACTGGAGTGGGACAGCGGAGCGTGAGAGAGCTGGGGGCTTGGCGGGCCCACAGGATGGAACAGAACACTTTCTCTCGCATAAGACTCTGGTGCCCCCGGCCGCTGGGCACCTACTCCCAGAACAAGCAATGCTGCATTAGTGTCAAGAAGACCTTGGGCGACGCCAGGTCCAAGGAGAACGAGGCGGCCTGCTCGGAGAACTTGCCCCCCGTCCCCGCTAGCCCCGGGGGGGGCACCGCCCCAGGGgacggggaggaggggcgggTCATGCTGGACACCTGGTACGTCATCAAACCGGGCAACACCAAGGAGAAGATCGCCTTCTTCGTGGCGCACCAGTGCGGAGGTGGCGGCAACCGTAGCAACGCGGTGAAGGTCAAGGGCAACTGGAGCACGGACGGGACCAAGCCCAAGAGACGGCGCAAGTCGCACGACCCGGCCAAGGGCTGCCCGGCGAGGCGGGAGCCGTGCCGGGTGACGGAGAGGCTGTGCGTGTGCTCGGACCCCGTCGAGCCGCCCTGCGAGAAGGACCTGATTTCGGTGGCGGAGATGGTGGCCCGGGTGGAGCAGCGGGCGATTGCGGCCCCCCGGGGGCAGGCCCGGCCCCCCACCCTGCCGCCGGCCGgcaaccccctgcccccgcccgtgGCGGTCCCCGAGGAGCAGGAATCCGGCCGGGGGCGGGAGGAAGGGACCGCCGACACCCGGCGGGTGGCCGAGGCCATCGCCCGCATCGAGTCGGCCCAGCGGGTGGGCGAGGAGGGTGGGGGCCGGCGGAACGGGCTGGCCAAGGGCGGCGAGGGGGCCGGCGGCGGGGGGCCAAtggtggcgggggagagggcccccTGCTCCGCCGGCGAGGTGCGCATCGCCTTCCGGGTTGCCAGCGGCGACGGGCGCTCGACGACGGAGGCTCAGAGCGCTGGGGCGGGGCCTGGCTGCATCTTCATGAGCTGCAACCACACTGTCTGCGGAGGGGCCATGGAGAAGAtaacctgcgacctctaccacatcgtcagcccctcctcctcctcctccgcttcCGCCCCTGACTTCCCTCCCGGGAGCGGAGGCGGCGGCAACAACCACCACGGCACCCTGGCCCGCTCCCGGTCGGATGTGGAGATGGCGACGCCTGACCCAGTTGAAGAGCCGCAGAAGGACGGCCCCCCCGAGGGTGCCGCCGGCCTACCCCTCTCCTCGGAGAAGAGCACCGCCCGGGACTGCCTCAATGGCTTCCacgtggaggtggtggtgacggGCGGCGTGGATCAGTGCGTCTTCTTCGGGCGGGAGGGCGCCCCCGGCGACAAGGAGGACACGGTCTGCGTGACGGTCAGCGGCCCCGGCCAGGACGCCAAGTGTCTGGCCTGTGAGGACCCGCCCCCCGGCCAGCTCTTCTTCCTGCACTCGCTGGCCCAGAGTCCTGAAGTTGACACAGCGGGGGACCAGCCCTCAGACCGGAAACCCTCCCCCGTCAGGCCGGGCCTCCCGGAGGCCCAGGAAAAGACCGTCCTCCTGAGCCCCGAGTCGGACCCGCAGGATGCCCCGCTCTACTGCCTCTACCGCCACGTCTCGCACGACTTCCTGGAGATCCGCTTCAAGATCCAGCGGCTGCTGGAACCCCAGCAGTATCTGCTCCTTCTCCCCGACCACGTCACCCTGAAGATCCTTAGCTACCTCCCCACCCGGGCCCTGGCCGCCCTCAAGTGCGTCTGCCACCACTTCAAGGCCGTCATCGAGGCCTACGGGGTCCGGGCCACCGACTCGCGCTGGAACCGGGACCCCCTGTACCGCGACGACCCCTGCAAGCAGTGTAAGAAACGCTACGAAAGGGGTGATGTCTCGCTGTGCCGCTGGCATCCCAAACCTTATCACCACGACCTGCCTTACGGACGTTCCTACTGGATGTGTTGCCGGCGAAAAGACAGGGACACACCAGGCTGCCGCATCGGACTCCATGACAATAACTGGGTACAGCCCAGTGACACACtaaagagggaggaggggaggtaa